In the genome of Telluria mixta, the window GGGCGACGTCCTCGTCGCCGACATGACCGACCCGAACTGGGAGCCGGTCATGAAGCGCGCCTCCGCCATCGTGACGAACCGCGGCGGCCGCACGTGCCACGCGGCGATCATCGCCCGTGAACTGGGCGTGCCGGCCGTCGTCGGCTGCGGCGACGCGACCGAGACGCTGAAGGACGGCACGTTCGTGACCGTGTCCTGCGCCGAAGGCGACGAAGGCAGGATCTACGACGGCCTGCTGGAAACCGAAGTGACGGAATCGGCACGCGGCGAGCTGCCGGCCATCCCGACCAAGATCATGATGAACGTCGGTAACCCGCAGCTTGCGTTCGACTTCCAGTCGATCCCGAACGGCGGCGTGGGCCTCGCCCGCCTGGAGTTCATCATCAACAACAACATCGGCGTGCACCCGAAGGCGATCCTCGAGTACCCGAACATCGACAACGACCTGAAAAAGGCTGTCGAGTCGGTCGCCCGCGGCCATGCGTCGCCGCGCGCGTTCTACGTCGACAAGCTGGCCGAGGGCGTGGCGACGATCGCCGCCGCGTTCTGGCCGAAGCCCGTCATCGTGCGCCTGTCCGACTTCAAGTCGAACGAGTACAAGAAGCTGATCGGCGGTTCGCGCTACGAGCCGGACGAGGAAAACCCGATGCTGGGCTTCCGCGGCGCCGCGCGCTACCTGGCCGAGGACTTCGCCGAATCGTTCGAGATGGAGTGCATGGCGATGAAACGCGTGCGCGACGAGATGGGCCTCACCAACGTCGAGATCATGATCCCGTTCGTGCGCACGCTGGGCCAGGCCGAGAAGGTCATCGCGCTGCTGGCGAAGTACGGCCTGAAGCGCGGCGAGAACGGCCTGCGCGTCATCATGATGTGCGAAGTGCCGTCGAACGCCATCCTGGCCGAGCAGTTCCTGGAATACTTCGACGGCTTCTCGATCGGTTCGAACGACCTGACGCAGCTGACGCTGGGCCTCGACCGCGACTCCGGCATGGAGCTGCTGGCCAAGGACTTCGACGAGCGCGACCCGGCCGTGAAAGCCATGCTGACCCTGGCGATCAAGGCGTGCCGCGCGCAGGGCAAGTACGTCGGCATCTGCGGCCAGGGGCCGTCGGACAACCCGGACTTCGCCGTGTGGCTGATGGAGCAGGGCATCGAGTCGATGTCGCTGAATCCGGACTCGGTGATCGATACGTGGCAGAAGCTGGCGTCGATGCAGTAAGCTCGGAACCGCTGATGTAAAAAACCGCTGCCTCGGCAGCGGTTTTTTTTTACGCGTGCACTTCCGACCGATGAAGGTGATCGAACGCGCGCTGGAATTCGTCCAGATGCCGCGCGAACGGCGGCTGCGCGACGGCACGCAGCCGCCCCAGCAACGCCTCGCCTTCGGCCACGCGTTCCGTTTCCAGGCAGGCGCGCAGCAGGTGGAACGCGGCCTGCGGGCCGTGCCGGCCAGGTTCGTAGACGGGGCCGACAAGCGTGACGATCAGGCCCGTGTGGCCATACTGGCCCAGGTCGGCCGCCATCGTCATCAGCGCGCCGCCGTCCACGTCTTCCCCGGCCAGCACGGCCGTGTACTGTTCGCGCGCGGCCGGCAGGTCGCCGGCGGCGAGATGATGGCGGGCCAGCAGGAGCCGCGCGCGCCAGCTGCCCGGCAGGGCGCACGCTTCCTGGAGCGCCTCCAGGAACCCGGATTCCCCGCCGCGCGCGCGCTCGACGGCCAGCCAGCCGTTCAACCCGTGTTCGAAGTTCGGATCGAGCCGGATGGCGCGCCGCAGCAGATCGGACGCGCCCGCCGCATCCTCCCGGTCGTGCTTCACCTTCGCCAGGTTGGTGAGCAGCGCGGCCGTTTCGCCGCAGGTCCGGATGCCTGCCTGCAGCACGGCCTCGGCCTCGTCGTGCCGCCCGCTTTCAAGCAGGACGATGCCGTGGGTGACATGGCTGCGTTCGGGGAGCCCGTCGATCTCGACGAGGCGGGCGGCCGCCGTCATCAACTCGGG includes:
- the ppsA gene encoding phosphoenolpyruvate synthase; this encodes MTDVESVGGKNASLGEMISQLAEAGVRVPGGFATTAQAFRDFLNHSIDGGPSLGERIAKRLEGLDVDDVRTLAASGAEIRQWIIDTPFQPRLQAEIEAFYDRLVADSDTEVSFAVRSSATAEDLPDASFAGQQETFLNVVGIDNVLEAMKHVFASLYNDRAISYRVHKGFTHAEVALSAGVQRMVRSDTGAAGVMFTIDTESGFKDVVFVTSSYGLGETVVQGAVNPDEFYVHKPMLEQGKKPVIRKNIGSKLIKMEFTKEAKAGRSVQTVDVPIEQRNRYSLTDEEVVELAKYAVIIEKHYQRPMDIEWGKDGRDGKLYILQARPETVKSQQKATDSQQRFKLKGTGTVLTSGRAIGQKIGAGPVRVINDPSEMERVQPGDVLVADMTDPNWEPVMKRASAIVTNRGGRTCHAAIIARELGVPAVVGCGDATETLKDGTFVTVSCAEGDEGRIYDGLLETEVTESARGELPAIPTKIMMNVGNPQLAFDFQSIPNGGVGLARLEFIINNNIGVHPKAILEYPNIDNDLKKAVESVARGHASPRAFYVDKLAEGVATIAAAFWPKPVIVRLSDFKSNEYKKLIGGSRYEPDEENPMLGFRGAARYLAEDFAESFEMECMAMKRVRDEMGLTNVEIMIPFVRTLGQAEKVIALLAKYGLKRGENGLRVIMMCEVPSNAILAEQFLEYFDGFSIGSNDLTQLTLGLDRDSGMELLAKDFDERDPAVKAMLTLAIKACRAQGKYVGICGQGPSDNPDFAVWLMEQGIESMSLNPDSVIDTWQKLASMQ
- a CDS encoding tetratricopeptide repeat protein, with translation MFRRLLAAFRTRTTAAPTPDIDDAITAYDEHGRQVVMPREEWRDKVLHPQLKQHWDTPDALYGTILTALSDGFAPELMTAAARLVEIDGLPERSHVTHGIVLLESGRHDEAEAVLQAGIRTCGETAALLTNLAKVKHDREDAAGASDLLRRAIRLDPNFEHGLNGWLAVERARGGESGFLEALQEACALPGSWRARLLLARHHLAAGDLPAAREQYTAVLAGEDVDGGALMTMAADLGQYGHTGLIVTLVGPVYEPGRHGPQAAFHLLRACLETERVAEGEALLGRLRAVAQPPFARHLDEFQRAFDHLHRSEVHA